ATTCATTTCAGCCTAAATATAAcaatcaaataatgataaccAGTACTTAATTACTcaatattgcaattttaaataactgaatcagacaaataaaattaatatacccTAGCTTCTTTTTTGTCATACTCATCATTATTGTTAGAACTAGACCCTTCTTTCTAGTTCCTCCGATTCTTCCTCGTATTGCTCAGACTTTTTtgtcttaatttttttttaacattttaccGGCTGTTTGAGATCTGTCTGCCTATGAATGGCTTTAGGCAGGCGGATTCTTGATACCTGTTTAAGCTTTTGTGTAGATCATCATTCTCGTCTGCAAAGGCCTCGTTTACTCGagtcaaaaaataattttttgttgaataatcGGTTATTTTCGCATTGAAGCCTTGCATTCTCTACTTGTACTTCATcaatttgtttctttaattttagattttctaaataaagaattttattaatagtaatatttttttatgaataattcTGAATTTATACGAATGAAGTCAAAATCGTACCTGCTTCTAAATCAGTATCATCGTCATCAATTACCTTTTCATTACCTTGATTGTCTTTAACCACTAATACGAATTTTTGTGGAATTCGAATATTCCCATATCGTTTTTTCATTTCCGATAACATCTCTTGttgatctataaaaattattaattatcatacaTGTCAATCAgcaattttccaaaattcaaTTACCTTTAGGAATATTTGGCGGTTCAATTTCTATAACCTCATCGTCAGACTCTTCTTGAGTTGGCTTAGTTGACTTTGCAGATTTGAGGATCGACTTGATGGGTGCCGATTTGCTAGTCAACTTATTGGTCTTGTCACTCATCCCATTCAGATTACTTTCTTCTTTCATTCTTCCCCATTGATGCTTAGTTCCTTCGCTCAGTATTTCTTCTTGACTTTGCtgcttttgtttgtttgacTTAAAGTTGCTTGCTAAAATCAAGTAGTTTAGGCCAAGgccgaaacttttttaaaaccgAAAGTTTAGgcaattaaaagtaaatttgccGAAATTATACAATGCTGAAACTTTTACCGAAAGGCCgaaatttggccgaaattattgGCCAACATTAATactataattctggccggaataaTGATCGACAcgtaaatttccttttatggaattttgtgtaacatttgtGCGACGCATTTCTCCGATTTTACTGGgaaacaaaatttccttttttggaaatttgtgtaacgaCACGTGACACAATGTCATAATTTCGgccgaattttaattttggccaaaattaagaccGAGTTTCGGCCTAATTTCGGCATTTTCGGCATTTGATTGGCCGAAACCTTTcggaatttcttttttagttttggCAGGCAACTTTAGTTTGACTTGGTGAGTGATGATGATTAGATCCTTCGTCAGGTGTTTCTTCTTGAAACCTTTGCtgcttttgtttgtttgacTTGGTGGGTGACGATTTGCTAGCCGACTTATTGGTTTTGTCACTCGTCTGATTCGgattactttcttcttccgtTCTTCCCTATTAACGATTAGATCCTTCGTCAGGTGTTTCTTCTTGAAACCTCTGTTgcttttatttgttattttattttattgttttttgctattatttgacattttgaTATTCACTCAATATTCGTTTAAAAAATCGAAGTGGGTTCAATATCGTCATATCAtcctatttataaatttaaaaaatcaaatcaattaataataagaaaatcgttagcgttctactgcgttgatttcttgattgaaaaatcaactataaatcataattaaaaaatcaaatcaattaattaaaattaagaaaatcattAGCGTCCTACTGCGTTGACTTCTCAATtggaaaatcaactataaatcataattaaaaaatcaaatcaattaattaaaattaagaaaatcgttagcattctactgcgttgatttctcaattgacaaatcaactataaatcataattaaaaaagacaaatcaattaataataagaaaatcgttagcgtcctaCTGCGTTGACTTCTTGATtggaaaatcaactataaatcataattaaaaaagacaaatcaattaattaaaattaagaaaatcattAGCGTCCTACTGCGTTGACTTCTTGATtggaaaatcaactataaatcataattaaaaaatcaaatcaattaattaaaattaagaaaatcgttagcgtcctaCTGCATTGATTTCTCAATTGacaaatcaactataaatcataattaaaaaagacaaatcaattaataataagaaaatcgttagcgttctactgcgttgaCTTCTTGATtggaaaatcaactataaatcataattaaaaaatcaaatcaattaattaaaattaagaaaatcgttagtgTCCTACTGCGTTGACTTCTTGATTGGAAAAATGACTCTTGCATTTCCAGATACCATCTCACAAaaccaattaaatatttttattttctttaaaaaaccttttttttttgtacgcTTATTTTTCAATGTTCTTTAATGAATATACTGTACAGTACatctgaaatttatttacaaattgcTAAACTATCTTTAGGATTTTGCGTTTACAGTTTGTTGtactcatttttttatcaatgatGATGGTATAAAATGGTCAAATGAGAAAagtaaacatttaataatatatatatagagttGAGAAAAATCCATgaattcataattaaaatatttatgatgttATCAAATATTGTGGCATAACAATTCCTTGTCATAATTTactatgatatttatttatttattattagttcgCGTAcgcgaaaaaaatttttgttatcaggtaaattaaataattggcATTGCTTTTTTGATTGTACAgagataatttacaaaatatactGCAAATTACATAatgttgataaatatttaattgctaGACGTGATAAAGGGAAGGAGAGTTGAGGGATCAAAGTCAAGTACTCAAGTACATAAacttctaatatttctaaatcgATCATTATGCACAGGATCTTTGTATTCTGTAATCTCATCTTCATccagaaagaaaaatattttacagataagtgaaattttcttttaaaaaaccaACTCCAAATTTGATCCCCTTAGGTGAATCATAGCGGAAATAGGCATTTATAGCCTTATAGGGAATAACCACAATTCTGTGACAATTATACCATGCCGATTCATTGTTTTATCCGATATTCctccattttattaataaattttatccagtagattatccattttttataattataaattctgtGAATATGCTACATTTATGGAGAAAACATGgaatcatgtgattattaataaaaacggAATAATTACggattcaaattaatttttacagggtaaatgatgatattgacatggattttaaattattttctgattTGATATTGGCTGCATCCGATAAGAATTTTCTTTCAGAATGACGTATTGtagtaaatcatatgattgaaatattactatttaaaatgTCGCGTTACTGATTTTTTCCCCAATTCTGTATCACTGATTATTTTCCAAATCCCAActttttcattcaattttctaaatttacaaaatgtcTAGAAAATCCAATGTAACTAAAAAACAGAGGTAAGCTGGTTCTAATTCGTTAAAATAATACTCTTCTTATGTATTAACTATACTTTTGTTGTTAGATCGCCCAGTTTAGCCCAGGAGATTAGTGAAGAGTTTATTTGCCTTAGTGAAATGAATCCTGAGCCATTGCCAGGTATAATATTGTTTCTCTGTCTTATTAAATATAGTCAAGAGTTTTTGTTGAACTCAGTATTCTATCTGTATCAGGGAAATTACTCTTGGAACCTGCAACCGTCCTCGCAAAAAAACCCGCCTCAAAGTGGAAGGAACAAGATGTTAAACCACTTGCTGATATTCTTGCTGGAAGAGTAGCTATAGACGGCACCGGAGAAAACCAACAAGGAGCGCAAGCTCTTGGAATGATCAGTGCAGACTTGACGGAATTTGCTCTTTCTCATCCAAAAATTAGATCGATCATTGACCCCATCTATGTCATAGTAGATCTTACCACCTGCAAAAATGCTCCACCTAACATCAATAATTATCCACCGCCTGGCTCTCCCCATGTCGCTTTAGTTATTTTTCCAGGAACAAACCACGTTTTTTCATTCAATAATGAATCTTCCGCACAACACTTTGTAGGTTGGTTACAGGGTTCTACTCCCGGGATTAGAGTTTTAGTATTCCACACTGGACACGCAGCAGTAATTTACTGACGTGAAATTACATAAAACCAATTTTCTAGTTGTAATGgcataaaataactttttctataaaaaaaattataattataattctgtACTGCTATTTTAGCTCTTACTATTTGTCTGTAgtaactataataatattacatcataactaaagaaaaataaaaaatgcttttttgCTAATTGCTATATATATGTATACGAGTTAAAAGATCACAAATTGATGTGGAGCGAacttaaatactttattaatctTTGTTAACAATGTTTTCGTAATAATTAtcttactaatttttttcaatataatgcGTGACATTGGGATGGTAAGTCAAGTAAATATATGTTCCCTAGTGAGACTACTGAAGGTGCGTTCTAAGATCtccttatttttttgtatatacttTGTGTATTAATCATTCTCCGGAAAAGCCTAGTCCTCCAGTTTCCTAGAGAGTAATGCCTAATAGATTCGGGATCGTATGGACCATAACAGACAGTATCCGATTCTAGCTGCTTCTGATAATTTTTGTTACCGCTTCTAACTTTCAAAAATATGTCCCGATTATGATGATAGTGCTCATGGTAAAATCCGAGCACATGCATCAGTTTATGCATAGCATTACCTATAGGATGTGGCCACTTTTCTTCGATTGCAATATCACAACTTCAATATTTCCACCTTCTCGATCATCGATCTTTACCCTACGTTTCATTACCATCACGAGAtgatgcaattaaaaaaagtaaaagaccatcaaaataaattgatattatCAGATATTAAAGATCAATGTATTCAGTGAAGAAAAAGACTTCAACAATAATTCTATACAAAATAATACgggtatttaataattaataacgtttataattcttattaatttgttaagaaaaaatatttttacattaaaatttacattcaAGAAATTCAACCTTCATGTTTACATACACAAATCCACGAATTGGCTACTTCGCCATCTACATCATCACCATCACGCGTCTATTCGTCTCAACCTGAAGAACTATGCCAACAggttctttaaatattaaacaagaCGCCGCTACCTGGTATTCTTgctaatttaaatgaaatggaatttataacaaataatataaaacgaTTATCTGAAAATATACCTGATGGAGTAGACGACGAGGCcagaaatttgaataaaaaaataaaagtaaaagtaactctagaaagaattaatgataatgaagatGTTAGAAATTTGAAGGATATTacgaataaaaatatttacccgTTATCTCCTACAAAAAAGCAAAAACGCCATAATTCTAACGCTATATTCTAACATTTACAGTTGCTATATCATATACAACGTTTTTTAAGttggtttataataaaagtataacaaaaatgtttaattttttgttatatgcattgttttttaatactttttacgaaagtaaattgattaaattacgcgtttttaagaaaaagaaaatgacaTTATTGTTTAACTGTCCGAACTGAATAAGGGGTAGCTCGGGAAAGTGGGTCGTGGATCGGTGATCGGCTGTGTAACATGAGGTGGTAAGATTATTCGTATTTTTATCTTTcgtaaacaatttttttttggatacaGAGCAAGCGCGACGGACTTTAACGGTTTCCGTTTTCctagttttaattatatagaagaTTAGAGGAAAGAAGAGAAATGGAAATACAAACACGTACTAATTTAGTATTGGAAGATTTTATTGATCTTTCACAATCATTTGATAATATGGAAACTGTAGACTTAGAAAATAACGATAATGTAGATGTAAGAAATGTTTTGGAAACTAATCAGTAATCAGTAATCACTCATAATATCTAGTATTGtattaatcataataaataataaacagtTATAACGATAAATATGCAATTTGCATAAATCAAGCGAACCACAAGATTTCATCAGCATCGGTCTGCTGATTTTGTTGCTGTTGTCGCTGTTgcttttgtttatttaattagaattgaaatatattttagtaagggaatatttaatgtataatgcaaaatataaagagttaatattaatgatgttATTAGTCAATTTTAGTGAATctcgataaaaataataatactttatttatgaaataaaaaaacattgccGAGGCAATAACTATTGCTATTACATGATACGAATAGAAAATACTTATTATTCATCTTGGAGGTATACGATGACATGAATAGGGCCTATTTCCCCATCATATTGAAGATAAGTAGGGTTTCCTTTAAGTCTATTTATATCTTCCACGGAAAATGATAAGAAATCTTTTGGAAGGACTCCATCAATTCCCCTTATCTTTTTTCGGTAGTGTTCGCAGTAGAGACCAAAGCATGATTGGCTTGAgcgaaatttttattatatagatcgAAGATTTTGTGAAGTAGCTTTTCCGGACCTTTCTGATTTCATCTCCCAAATTTTCAACGgtcaaattattatcaatttctaCGGGAAAAATATCTTTCTCAGCCTCACCACGAGTCAAAGCAGACGAGACGAATATTACTAGTAGAAGACATCTTGCTTTCCTAAATACAAGGCCCATTGTGAGAAATTTTTCGCTTGAATGTATATAAAACTTCTGGCATAAAAAtaccttaaatttttttgcggGAAGGTTGGCTGAcagtaaaattgataattgataattactttttaactggttattaattaatttgtgaaACATACAgctttttaatagtaattcaatgcaaaaagaaaaaaaaataaaatatgcatCTGTATATATTAACATGTATTCTAcatattttgtttcaaaataaagtttttgagTAATTTAAAATGCCATTACTCACAGCCCATGCCAAATGAGACGGTTATAgtggaattattaaaagatatgtCATCATTTTGGCTCATGTAACTgcatattatattaatgaaatagtttcaaaattttaataaaattataatatttattttaaatagcaAATATAGTCAGAAAAATTTGGAGTATTTTTGCGATATGTCAGGAGTAAAATTGACAAAATCCTAAAGATAGTTTAGCAATTTGtccatttttataagtaaatttcaGATGTACTGTACAGTATATTCAGTAaagaacattaaaaaataagcgTACAAAAAAAGGCTTTtcaaaggaaataaaaatatttaattggttTGTGAGATGGTATCTGGAAATGCAAGAGATCACGTTAAAGCCGGtgggcaaaaaaaaaaattctgtatatatagtatatcATTATTGTATTAgttgaacgaaaaaaaaatacttaaaatagaGCTACAATTTAAATTCGAAACccgataaatataaattttacattattaaacaaaaaaattaaataattggcATTGCTTTTTTGATTGTACagaaataatttacaaaatatactGCAAATTACATAatgttgataaatatttaattgctaGACGTGATAAAGGGAGGGATCAAAGCCAAGTACTCAAGTCTTATTTCGTGTATAAacttctaatatttctaaatcgATCATTATGCACAGGATCTTTGTGTTCTGTAATCTCATCTTC
Above is a window of Rhizophagus irregularis chromosome 15, complete sequence DNA encoding:
- a CDS encoding uncharacterized protein (SECRETED:cutsite_GEA-EK; SECRETED:prob_0.4929); SECRETED:SignalP(1-26), with protein sequence MGLVFRKARCLLLVIFVSSALTRGEAEKDIFPVEIDNNLTVENLGDEIRKIRGIDGVLPKDFLSFSVEDINRLKGNPTYLQYDGEIGPIHVIVYLQDE